The following coding sequences are from one Nicotiana tabacum cultivar K326 chromosome 1, ASM71507v2, whole genome shotgun sequence window:
- the LOC107832810 gene encoding uncharacterized protein LOC107832810 isoform X2, which translates to MASASTTLRISITLRCSTNDLHLLAGQPRSRTNVVLPLHSSSSRPSSSVLTFSRRRSNSANSAITSSKKKKKSPPTIDTEENGDIDEDAFEALFQLLEEDLKNDDLSLNDDDISEEDLAKLERELEEALKDDELLGEIASIANEKIESEDEDEEVVANDDNEDDKDEELPVKLKNWQLKKLGYALRKGRRKTNIKNLAAELCLDRAIVLELLRNPPPNLLLLSDALPDEPAPRMIEPESKPQETVPIEISDVARLEAKVETPVHVMQSSWSAQKRIKKVQLETLEQVYRRSKRPTKIRSELVSTAKSVQHCIFYATRDSSYWFLRTVRLKMDMWFAW; encoded by the exons ATGGCCTCTGCTTCCACGACTCTTCGCATTTCCATTACACTCCGCTGTTCAACCAACGATCTTCATCTTCTTGCGGGTCAGCCCAGAAGCAGAACAAACGTTGTTTTGCCACTTCACTCTTCGTCCTCTCGTCCCTCTTCCTCCGTTCTCACTTTCTCCCGCCGTCGAAGCAACAGCGCCAATTCTGCTATCACTTCttccaagaaaaagaaaaag AGTCCACCTACAATAGACACTGAGGAAAATGGTGATATAGATGAAGATGCTTTTGAGGCACTCTTTCAGCTGCTGGAAGAAGATCTGAAAAATGATGACCTATCTTTGAACGATGATGATATAAGTGAGGAGGACCTCGCGAAGCTGGAACGTGAATTGGAGGAGGCACTGAAGGATGATGAACTACTAGGAGAAATTGCCTCAATTGCCAATGAGAAAATTGAGAGtgaggatgaagatgaagaagtagTAGCAAATGATGATAATGAGGATGATAAAGATGAAGAATTGCCAGTGAAATTGAAAAATTGGCAACTTAAGAAACTGGGATATGCCTTGAGAAAGGGACGGCGTAAGACAAAT ATAAAAAATCTTGCTGCTGAACTATGCCTTGATAGAGCCATTGTTCTTGAATTACTTCGCAATCCTCCGCCAAACCTTTTGTTGCTGAGTGATGCCTTACCCGATGAACCTGCCCCCAGAATGATAGAGCCTGAAAGCAAACCCCAGGAGACTGTTCCCATAGAGATAAGTGATGTTGCAAGGCTTGAGGCTAAGGTGGAAACACCAGTCCACGTGATGCAAAGTAGTTGGTCTGCTCAAAAGAGGATAAAGAAAGTCCAACTAGAAACCCTTGAACAAGTTTATAGACGATCAAAGCGGCCCACT AAAATCCGATCTGAGCTAGTAAGCACTGCTAAATCAGTCCAACATTGCATCTTTTACGCGACCCGTGACTCCTCATACTGGTTTCTCCGAACTGTACGGTTGAAAATGGATATGTGGTTTGCTTGGTGA
- the LOC107832810 gene encoding uncharacterized protein LOC107832810 isoform X1, with protein MASASTTLRISITLRCSTNDLHLLAGQPRSRTNVVLPLHSSSSRPSSSVLTFSRRRSNSANSAITSSKKKKKSPPTIDTEENGDIDEDAFEALFQLLEEDLKNDDLSLNDDDISEEDLAKLERELEEALKDDELLGEIASIANEKIESEDEDEEVVANDDNEDDKDEELPVKLKNWQLKKLGYALRKGRRKTNIKNLAAELCLDRAIVLELLRNPPPNLLLLSDALPDEPAPRMIEPESKPQETVPIEISDVARLEAKVETPVHVMQSSWSAQKRIKKVQLETLEQVYRRSKRPTNAMINSIVHVTNLPRKRVLKWFEDRRSEEGVPDHRRPYQPLSKS; from the exons ATGGCCTCTGCTTCCACGACTCTTCGCATTTCCATTACACTCCGCTGTTCAACCAACGATCTTCATCTTCTTGCGGGTCAGCCCAGAAGCAGAACAAACGTTGTTTTGCCACTTCACTCTTCGTCCTCTCGTCCCTCTTCCTCCGTTCTCACTTTCTCCCGCCGTCGAAGCAACAGCGCCAATTCTGCTATCACTTCttccaagaaaaagaaaaag AGTCCACCTACAATAGACACTGAGGAAAATGGTGATATAGATGAAGATGCTTTTGAGGCACTCTTTCAGCTGCTGGAAGAAGATCTGAAAAATGATGACCTATCTTTGAACGATGATGATATAAGTGAGGAGGACCTCGCGAAGCTGGAACGTGAATTGGAGGAGGCACTGAAGGATGATGAACTACTAGGAGAAATTGCCTCAATTGCCAATGAGAAAATTGAGAGtgaggatgaagatgaagaagtagTAGCAAATGATGATAATGAGGATGATAAAGATGAAGAATTGCCAGTGAAATTGAAAAATTGGCAACTTAAGAAACTGGGATATGCCTTGAGAAAGGGACGGCGTAAGACAAAT ATAAAAAATCTTGCTGCTGAACTATGCCTTGATAGAGCCATTGTTCTTGAATTACTTCGCAATCCTCCGCCAAACCTTTTGTTGCTGAGTGATGCCTTACCCGATGAACCTGCCCCCAGAATGATAGAGCCTGAAAGCAAACCCCAGGAGACTGTTCCCATAGAGATAAGTGATGTTGCAAGGCTTGAGGCTAAGGTGGAAACACCAGTCCACGTGATGCAAAGTAGTTGGTCTGCTCAAAAGAGGATAAAGAAAGTCCAACTAGAAACCCTTGAACAAGTTTATAGACGATCAAAGCGGCCCACT AATGCCATGATTAACAGCATTGTGCATGTGACAAATCTGCCTCGCAAAAGAGTTCTGAAATGGTTCGAAGACAGACGGTCTGAAGAAGGGGTTCCTGATCATCGACGTCCATACCAACCATTGTCTAAATCTTAA